GGTAGTATCCTTgctggagggtcagagagctctcagatttcatcaaaacatatcttaatttgtgttctgaagatgaacgaaggtcttacgggcttggaacaacatgagggtaattaatgacagaattttcatttttgggtgaactaaccctttaaggatgttttttttttacctcaactTATTTTAGCCTTAGTGCTTAGAACACTGTCATATGTGagcgcaacagtcaaacatgtCAACCTAGCATGTGTTTACATAGAAAgacagttgctccccgggcgctggatatatagctgcccactgctccgggtgtgtgttcacggtgtgttcacttctcactgctgtgtgtgtgcacttggatgggttaaatgcagagcaccaatttcgagtatgggttaccatacttgacaaatgtcacgactttcactttcactttcaaataccATAGAAAAGCAGCACAGTagaatgcaaaaatgtgttttgtgtaaatGCTTCCTTATTCAGGATAAATATAGGCAAAAATAATACAAGTGGGAAAGGTTGatgctttatttcacttctgCCATTAGTGacttttacaaacattttgcCAATTTTCAAAGGACCAGCATGTTTAAGAAATGCTACATAATATCCTCAACATCAATATAAATTCACACAACCAGACCTGAATCTGCAACAATGCATCCAAATAGCAGAAAACATGGCCAAAACCAGAGCTTTCAGCAACTGTCTTTATTGCAATAACATatcgcacactcactcactcacacactcacaataaataaaactgacattCAGTATACAATTCAAAAATTTCCTTTTGACAACACACTCTAATGACTGACAGTTGCACGGTCATAAGCAGCATCCATTCCTGAAATTAAACTTTGCCCGCTAAATTGTTGTCACCATACCAATTTTGCGAAAAGAAAAAGACATGACCATAGCAGTCATGATTATGAAAACAAAGTATGAGGTGTGTCAGAGACTGTTTTGTTTTGGAGATTATTATTTAGGACATTCAAACGGGAGAGTCGGTTGTGTAACTAGAGCAGGCACCTGTAGAGATCTCACAAAAGCAGGTTCTTTTCATTACATGGTTGTTCTTTTAGTTTCGCTTGCTGAAGGCATCCATCAGCCCTGTTTTGgcccaaacaaaccaaacagacAAGTTCTCTATGCACAGGATGTGTACTGACACCAATACAACATGTCCAACCAAAGGTTTCGCATCTTGGTTGAGCCTCAAAGTGGCAAAACAATTCAAAGACATTGGGAACTACTTAGAAACATGAAACTGATAAACAAGACAGCCATAAACTGTCTCAAATGGATCACATTTCAAGGCATTGTTACATTCCTGTAAAGAGCACATACATTgttaatgaacaaataaagaTGTTTACTAACTATTAGCACACCCTTTTTAGGCAGTTCGCATGCTAACAATGCTGGAAAATGGAGTTTGTAAATAGCGAGGAATCATTTGCTTTGTGTTATGAGTGAACCTGAATCAtacctgatttttattttttttgattttgtggtcATAAAATGAAAGATTCCTCGTTATTTAATATTGACCTACATGTTGTTAGCATGCTACATGTTGTTAGCATCCATAACCACTTTTTAATGTCTAtcctttgaaattaaattaatcttaatataaaatatcattagtCATTGCATCATTAGCTACGAAATAAGCAGGTAAACAAAGTCAATAGAAAACGATAAAAGAAGATTTGCTTAAAGGTGCTGATTTGACTAGTTTCAAAGCGATCGGACGGTTTAGTGACCGGCGTCGGTGGCACGTGTTTGGATGGTCACTCTTCTTGGTGGGTTCTGTTCTGTACTGCGATTGGCTATTAGCTCTTGCAGCTGCAGAGCACCTCCACCAATGAAACAGAACGCTGGGCAAACAGGGGCGGAGCAATCAACAGACCCCTCCCACAACACTCGTAAAGAGTGTGCGTCGTAAAAAGTGAGCCGTCCCTTCTCGAAGTCCAGACACAGTCCAAGGCGAGGTGGTAAGGGGGCAGTGAGGGGGCCAGTAGAAGTGTTAGACACCCCACACTTAGGTAGTAAGATCTTGCCCATGCCCATTGTGAGGAAACAGAATGGAGGAGGACTGTCCTGGGCGTCCTCTGCGCCGCTGTCATGACCACTGTCTGGATCGTACCTACAGAGAGAAAtataagggaaaaaaatcaaatcaataataTAGCCTAGGTAAGTCATCCTAAGTCAGCTCTTAAACTCTTAAAAGTTTCTCCTCACCGTGGACTTGCCATGTCTTGTGGAAGATGGAACCACTCCTGTAGTTTTGCTTCAATACCCACTCCCACctacacacagagaaaacaactcaattttaaaattcaatttttagatctttttcagtttaaaatatattttattatattaaaatatatcaatatacaaAATTGCAATTCAAATTGTTTTATCTCGGCTCCATACATGCttccatacatcagtggaaaacatatttattcagcttttagatgatgtaaaaatctcaatttcaaaaatgttgacacttaagactggttttattttttaattaaattaattttgttttcatttcatttttttgcggaataaataaatgcaaatgtgtaaatatgatacaacgaaaaaaaacaaatcttcattaaaaattaaatccttgaaaataaaacttaattcagTAATTTGGCATACTTTTTCATATTAcgtcacagtaaaaaaaaaaaatctaaaacatactgtatattatcaaTTTTTGCAACAAATCAGCTGTACATTACCGCTCAAACGTTCAGGGTggggttggtaaaaaaaaaaaaaaaaaaattcaaagaagtCTCTGgaatgcttaccaaggctgcatttatttgatcaaaaatactgtaaaaacagtgtgaaataaacatgtgaaatatcgcaaaaatgaataatatactatttaaaattaataataaattagtaaaatgaaaacaaacttttcaacttaatatatttcaaatgtaatttatttctgtgatggcaaagctgaattttcagcatcattactctactCCTcagctcagtgtcacatgatccttcagaaatcattctaatatgctgatttggtgatcaagaaacattttcaatactgttgaaaacagttgtgctgcttaatatttctgtgtaaactgtgatacatttcttttaggattctttagtgaacagaaagttcaaatgaacagcatttatttgaaacatcttttgtaacattataaatggcttgattgtcacttctgatcaatttaatgtactAATTTCTTTGTTGACCTTAACCAGGTAGGATCCAGGCTCCACTGAGCATGCCCAGTAGTGTCGTCCCTGTGTGATGGAAACATCGGCCACAAGGAGGTCAGAGGTGAGGTGACATGAGGTGAGGGCCCGATCTGCAGCCTGCAACAGAGTCATTCCAGGAACACTCCGGGCGTATGTCTGCCCTTTTCCCAGCGCCACCCGCTCCGCATGTAGGCCCCAGCGGGAATCCAGGCAGAACGACAACACTGAGATTGAGGTATGCAGGAGAAATGGAGTGGAGGAGGGGGTTGGAAAGGCCAGGTCATAAGGAGCAGGAAGGAGTGAACACATAAATAGGAGACAGAAAGAGGGGGTTATGTAAGGATAAACGAAAAAGGGAAGAAATGGGATTGGAAATTTGGAgaaaagagggaaagaaagaggaCAGCAGGAAGATTGTACATATTCAAGGACTTTAGGATTCAGAGGAGATCAAGCAGCTGATATATTCCAGTTAAACAGGAATACAAGTCAAAGAAACAGCAGAgataacaggagcaaaggaaggtGGAGAATAAAAGGAAACATAAGGAGAAATAATACAGAGAGAAGAGCAAAAGCAGAGACATGTCAAAGAGTTGTGGATATGCATGGAGAAATATACTACTGATAAGCAACAGAAATAATTGTatgagagaaaatgaaagagaatgTAATATACATCTAATAGCACAAGAAGATCAGGTTCAGTTTGACAGAATtgtgggatggatggatggatggatggatggatggatggatggatggatggatggatggaaaatggatggatggatgcatagatggatgggtggatgcacaaatggatggatggatgatggatgacaAATGAGTGAACAAATGATAGATGAGTTgatacagatggatggatgaacaaactaacgaatgaacaaacacacaaacagaacaattgaatcagtgaatgaatgaatgcatggatggatagatagacagaagatAGATCAATGGATCAATGAAACGGATAGACAATGAACCTATATGGATGGATGAACAAGTGagtgaacaaataaacaaacagacagacaattaATGCATGGTTGGATGTATAAATGGAGGATGAAAGGATGAATTGATAtaaacaaatgaatcattcaataaataaatgaataattaaatgcatgaaagaaaaacatcaatgaatcaataaatggatggatagacaagaaaacagaaaaaaagtggaTGACAGACAATGTCAATTGCAAGTCGAAGAAGTAGAATGAGTGAGAaagatgcaaaataaaaacaaaacattcaataaTGCAATAAATTGGGGAGCTGGAGAAGAAGAAAAGTGTCTCTGATATTTTGAAGTGGTTCGGACTgaagtgtgtttgtatatttgtgcATCTTACCTGGTGCAGGAGGTGTGTGTAGATACACCTCCTCACTGTACTCTCCAAACCCTGCTTTATTACAGCCTCGAACTCTCAGGACATACACACTGTCCATCTCTAGCTTGTCAATCACTGCACTGGTCCCGCCCACATCATCCAGACGCTGCCATGAACAGTGTGTGCCATTACTTTCTGAGCTTCCTTCAGACAAGACTCTGCCCCATAATGCTCCAGCTCCGCCCACTTTCCTCTGATACTCCACTGAGTAGTGCCAGGCAGGGGCGGAGTCCTGTGGGAGGCGCCAGCACAAATATAGCTGGTCATAGGCCAAGGTCTTTTGAGTGTCAATCACAGGAGCCAGTGGGGCTGCAGAAGGAACATAAGGGGTGGGATTAAATGCAAATTCAAATGcatgtacatttaattattatatttgacatAGAAAAGCAAGTTTTTATGAAAACCTTGTATAAAGTCCATGCTACTGAGTGCTTTGAGTTCTCTGGAGACGTCTATCTGAAAGTGTCGGAACGAGGGATCAGCAGATAGAGAGAAATGCTGTAGATTTTCTATTGCTTTTACcagtctgagaagaaaaaaagagataaaaaaagcTTTCTGTATACCAAGTGATtgtgtgttacattatattcCCACATTTATGTTGTGCactttgaaaatgtttctgtGGAAACACACAATAGGCTATGGTGGGATTCGTATTTCATAAATGGCCAGATTTGCACAATCACAGCAACCCACACCCACAAGCATACACTCTAACCTGCTGTGCGTGACTCTGGCGGCCTGCACGAAGCACGACTGGTCAGTTTCCTTAAGCAGCTCTTGAGTGTATGTGAGCAGTCCTGCGTTTTCCAAAAGACTCTGTTTTTCGGAGAGCTGTGCGTTCAGAGTTCCTGCCCGCTGCGCACGAGCCCCCTCCAGAAACATGGCCAAGGCCCCCTGACGCTCTGCCAGCACACCGCGCAATTCACTCACACACTGATTCAGCTGCTCCTTAGCCACTGTGCTGTTCACCTGAACACAGAGGTACAGCAGAGCAGAATAGTAAAGCTTGACTgagaatttctttaaatattttttactacatATGGGAGGAGACTTCTCATCATGTATTTTCTAAAtgtcataaatattttaataatttaaaatgtaattttttttttataattttaatttatctaatttattttttaaaattacaataatacatactaaataaaaatatatatatattattatcagtaattaaattaaatttaatttaatttaatttaatttaatttaatttaatttaatttaatttaatttaatttaatttaatttaattgtctaCTACACTACTACATTTGGTcataggaaaaaaacaaaatagtaaaaaaaaaacacccatcatTCCAGTTAAGTCATATAGAAAGTGACCTTTAATCCACACTGATATCCTTTTtatctgtctcagtttgttctgtttcctcatgtcattccagaaaaactggatgatgatgagatcagatctctgtgtgcagcactggctgttgtcagacaaatctcactggattattacaattaatgacaaaataaatgtttggaaatgtaaactgatatttcatattgacacactacagcaaaagatagaaataactgacttgaaAATATGTTAAAACCATTCTGTCCACCACAGtatccatatgtgtgtgtgtgtgtgtgtgtgtgtgtgtgtgtgtgtgtgtgtgtgtgtgtgtgtgtgtgtgtgtgtgtgtatatatatatatatatatatatatttcaacatcaTATTTCACGAgttccattattcttttattttgattgctaAAAGTTTATAACTTTTAAAATCACTCCACACTACTCTCATACCCTGAAATGAAGAGGTGTCTCACAAACactataaaagtataattaaaacacCAGAACTGTGTACCTCAGTCTGAGCGATGCCGCTCTCTACTTGGGTGATCTGTGCCTGTACAGACTCCTGATTGGCCAAGATGTAGTTCATCTCCTTGGTGATCTTCTCCTGTGATTTCACAACATGGAGAATGATGAGTTACGTTAAGCACCGACAACACCATAGAGCTTCTGCTAGAGCTGCTTAGTCATTGAGAGGAAATCCTTTGCTCTCTGCCCTTG
This genomic stretch from Cyprinus carpio isolate SPL01 chromosome B16, ASM1834038v1, whole genome shotgun sequence harbors:
- the LOC109109264 gene encoding tripartite motif-containing protein 46-like isoform X1, with amino-acid sequence MADAELQTFTSIMDALVRISSNMKSIERELHCPVCEEMVKQPIVLPCMHSVCVLCAAEVLVQRGYPPPELGTPPEPNTPTSSPTHNKRSPRQTRRPPPKTDRLDRVIRTVCGTHPGRRRKDTPPVIMLFPCPTCGKDVELGERGLADCLRNLTLERIVERYRHSVSLGSMAVMCQFCKPPQALEATKGCADCRSNFCNECFKLYHPWGTPRAQHEHILPTHSFRPKVLVCVEHEQERLQFYCRSCQCLLCPLCKLRRAHSGHKIMPIALAYQTLKEKITKEMNYILANQESVQAQITQVESGIAQTEVNSTVAKEQLNQCVSELRGVLAERQGALAMFLEGARAQRAGTLNAQLSEKQSLLENAGLLTYTQELLKETDQSCFVQAARVTHSRLVKAIENLQHFSLSADPSFRHFQIDVSRELKALSSMDFIQAPLAPVIDTQKTLAYDQLYLCWRLPQDSAPAWHYSVEYQRKVGGAGALWGRVLSEGSSESNGTHCSWQRLDDVGGTSAVIDKLEMDSVYVLRVRGCNKAGFGEYSEEVYLHTPPAPVLSFCLDSRWGLHAERVALGKGQTYARSVPGMTLLQAADRALTSCHLTSDLLVADVSITQGRHYWACSVEPGSYLVKVGVGIEAKLQEWFHLPQDMASPRYDPDSGHDSGAEDAQDSPPPFCFLTMGMGKILLPKCGVSNTSTGPLTAPLPPRLGLCLDFEKGRLTFYDAHSLRVLWEGSVDCSAPVCPAFCFIGGGALQLQELIANRSTEQNPPRRVTIQTRATDAGH
- the LOC109109264 gene encoding tripartite motif-containing protein 46-like isoform X2; this translates as MADAELQTFTSIMDALVRISSNMKSIERELHCPVCEEMVKQPIVLPCMHSVCVLCAAEVLVQRGYPPPELGTPPEPNTPTSSPTHNKRSPRQTRRPPPKTDRLDRVIRTVCGTHPGRRRKDTPPVIMLFPCPTCGKDVELGERGLADCLRNLTLERIVERYRHSVSLGSMAVMCQFCKPPQALEATKGCADCRSNFCNECFKLYHPWGTPRAQHEHILPTHSFRPKVLVCVEHEQERLQFYCRSCQCLLCPLCKLRRAHSGHKIMPIALAYQTLKEKITKEMNYILANQESVQAQITQVESGIAQTEVNSTVAKEQLNQCVSELRGVLAERQGALAMFLEGARAQRAGTLNAQLSEKQSLLENAGLLTYTQELLKETDQSCFVQAARVTHSRLVKAIENLQHFSLSADPSFRHFQIDVSRELKALSSMDFIQAPLAPVIDTQKTLAYDQLYLCWRLPQDSAPAWHYSVEYQRKVGGAGALWGRVLSEGSSESNGTHCSWQRLDDVGGTSAVIDKLEMDSVYVLRVRGCNKAGFGEYSEEVYLHTPPAPGSLSIRFIDPLIYLLSIYPSMHSFIH
- the LOC109109264 gene encoding tripartite motif-containing protein 46-like isoform X3, translated to MADAELQTFTSIMDALVRISSNMKSIERELHCPVCEEMVKQPIVLPCMHSVCVLCAAEVLVQRGYPPPELGTPPEPNTPTSSPTHNKRSPRQTRRPPPKTDRLDRVIRTVCGTHPGRRRKDTPPVIMLFPCPTCGKDVELGERGLADCLRNLTLERIVERYRHSVSLGSMAVMCQFCKPPQALEATKGCADCRSNFCNECFKLYHPWGTPRAQHEHILPTHSFRPKVLVCVEHEQERLQFYCRSCQCLLCPLCKLRRAHSGHKIMPIALAYQTLKEKITKEMNYILANQESVQAQITQVESGIAQTEVNSTVAKEQLNQCVSELRGVLAERQGALAMFLEGARAQRAGTLNAQLSEKQSLLENAGLLTYTQELLKETDQSCFVQAARVTHSRLVKAIENLQHFSLSADPSFRHFQIDVSRELKALSSMDFIQAPLAPVIDTQKTLAYDQLYLCWRLPQDSAPAWHYSVEYQRKVGGAGALWGRVLSEGSSESNGTHCSWQRLDDVGGTSAVIDKLEMDSVYVLRVRGCNKAGFGEYSEEVYLHTPPAPAA